A segment of the Zingiber officinale cultivar Zhangliang chromosome 8B, Zo_v1.1, whole genome shotgun sequence genome:
caaagataaggaatatgtttctacagttatagcagcaactcttgcgctattgtctactcgtaggtccacttcgcccttcgtcaatgatctactatttctcagcccctacatattagtataaatgtgagattcacacccggtatctaatacccatgaagaagaaatagatagattgacttctaggtATAACTTGCAGTTCCTCTAGGTATATACCTGAAACAGAAGTCtcatttctcttccttttcagttcctctaggtataacttgcagttcctcttccagtgtccagcCTCACTACAGTGGaagtaggttccttccttagcaacgcCACCTTTGAATTTCAATGCATaggtcttgcccttgcctttgtcttgggtcttacccttacctttgggcttctatttgcctttgctctttgacaccatcaaaatggtactaggatTTGCCTTTTTAAGGTTGAGTTTAGCAATTCTCAACATCTTAGGCAATGGTTtgccaatttcattcatgttatagttcatgacaaattgacggTATCTCTCAGGCAACGACTGCAGAATAAGagcagtggccaattcttggtcCAGTGGAAATTCCAATCTTTGTATGTTCTTCACATACTAGattattttgagcacataaggccctatgGGACTGTCTTCTTGCATCTTGTATTGAAATagagccttagagatctcaaatctctcatgccttgtctgtccttgatataattgtatacgatgttcaaccatatcataagcattcaTGTTCTCATGTTCCTTTTGAAGCTCATAGTTCATGGTGACAagtataaggcatgatacatctaatgaattatcttgatgcttcttataagcatccttatcagctctaaTGACAGTAGTGGGGGTGGTTCAGGAATGAGCTGCTCTAGGACGCatagttttctttcttgcttgagaactattctcaagtttctgtattagttaaggaaattagctccattgagcttgtccttatcaaggaaaGATCGCAGAGACAATATTTGTTGTATAAgacgacatggtgatctacaataataaaatatagaaataaatatcataattcaaatcatttaattagacctttaattaaataattctccCATTGAATTGTAAAGTTTGGTAGGTGtaagtcactactagctctaaacctACAAGTAATGACATTCAAGTGAGGCAAGATCTATATTATACTTCATCTTGAGTTAggtttggctaatcacccaaaacttagtataacttaggtaggcaacgtgtaccaaatggacaagatccatattatacctcatcttaagttagttttggctaatcacccaataCTTGTATAACTTAGTAGACAATGTTTACCAATTACATTATAAGTAACTCTTGTATAACTaagtgaacaagactatttggtcGTTTTCCCATCtcatgaaatccatattataactcatcttgaatTAGTTTTgcctaatcgcccaagactaatataatttgaattacatcgTATAGGATATGCTTCTAAGTCCTCAATTCAATTGAGGTAACGTAGTTAAGTCTCACCTAAAGTTCAATAGTCTGGCATTACAATTGTCCtgtctaccaagataaaatgagtcactttgctttaGCAAAACCTGACTATAAAttatcgaggtagtagtgagtaccaaactttagtATGCATATTAAAAGGACCTAATTGCGATTAAACTACACATGTATCACATACAATtatagcatatcatagcatacatcaatatatatgctaatttaaacatgacatggttatggccccatcaactatgatcttctcaagccaatgagaagatcaaaaggtcaactTAGGTCAAAACATCTTCTCTAAGTGCCTCATTGGTCattgtgtgttgttgtccttctccctttttcaCCATCGTCAAGTAGACTAGTTcatttctaatttgtacattacaaaatctaaagaaacctcgagttacattcgagagtagtctaaatttacaacaagaatgaaaaggtgaaggcacgacacgcaagtcgtattatgaattacaacatacacacacatcctatcacattggggttaaaggtcataaccatgcactatgtcatataacattcataatattttatgacataaaatctactatgattGCAACCAAGAATTATGAGCCACAACACCACGGCCCGAGACCATGTTGCCCATAAAACCTTTGGCCAAAATCTTGCTGTTCACAATAGTTTTAGCCGAGACCTTGTTGTTCACAAGATCTTTGGCCGAGTCCTAGTTTGGCCGAAACTTTGTATGACGGAGACCTAATTTGTCTGAAACCTTGTTTGGCCGAGACCGTTCTGTTCACAACAACTTTGTTTTGGTCCCAACAAAACAAAGACTCATAATCATGCATATCATAGTAATcatctcatgcaatttctatatcacatataaaaatcTAACTACAACTTAATATACGCCTTCTCAagcgactctgataccactgtagggatATAGTGCACTAAACACGCAGAAAGCGCAATGGAAAACAAACTAGATCCTCTCCAGCAAATCCAtgcaaaggaaaccatatactagttgtgatgagatttatacctttgttgcatgcaaTCCCGGcaacaacttttctttggatgcagatctcaacGCGATCAAGTGttcgtgcctctacggtatccacacgaacatgtttcgttcgtctcacgaactcacgatttggagaagaaacaatctcggttgtgctagcaaccatcCAAGGAGGTTTCGACCATgagaaggggaggaagaagaagaagaagctcaagAGTCACACTTTTCATCTTAATgaaaaattcaataaaaaaatctatttatattcatccaataaataccaagggttttttttttctttgtattctTTTTAATGGGTtgaattattatattggattaaccattaatccaataatccaTGAGTTTAactcattaatccaatgtgtctaattaaccattaatctaataatccaatgagtctaacctattaatccaatgtgtctaattcagattggactcaatccaatgactgaagtcatttgagtctaactcaatgaataACCCAAAAAGTCTaatcatcttataatttattCTTAAGGCTAATACTAACAACATTAACCGATTTGGATTCAATATTATCCATGCAAAAGGAGCTATTGGTGTATGGtttgaaaaatgaaaaactaGAAGTTAGTATGAGACTCTCTACTTGATTTCTTTGAAATTTTAATAATGGAACAATTGGAAACCCAATATACGATGATGATATAGTATTCGAATCAACTAATACTGTATGTGAATCTGAGAGAGAGTGAATTCGAGATGAACCTTATAAATGAACTTCAACTCTTATATGAAACTTCAAATCGATCAAATAAAGTAGGCAAAGAAACTCCTTTGACACCGataaacataaatacaaaattagaCAATGTGACTAAACTTGTAGGATTCAAGTAAAAATGTACTCAATTTATTACATGTCATCCCTTTTTAAACACCTTTTGCTACACAGCCAAATAATACACCCCAAGAGAAAGCAACAACAGAAGAACAACTCTATCACTCATGCCATGCAACTGAGACACAGACATCCTGCCCAAAAATTCTTTAGCAAATTCCTCTGCAAAAACAACCCAACAGAATAAGAcaagaaaattatatatatatatattaaaaaataaaacataaaattcAGTTGCCTTCTTTGGTATTTGACAGAGGAGCTCTGGAGGTATCTTGTAAAGGTCATCATCTACAGCTCTtggcttgttcttcttcttctcctccttcttcctctcctgcAACAAAGCAAATCACCTTAAAACAAGAAAATGGTGGAAGAGTAATTCACTAATCGATCAATTAACTAATTACTGACCTGAGGCAGATGTTTGTAGGATCTGAGCACCTCGAAGAGCTCCTCGCCATCTTCCACAAAGAATTGAGCTTGCACAAACCCATCGACATGCTTCTCTTCATAGAAATTCCAGCTGCCAAAAGATGGAACCTTGTACGGCCCCTTCATCACATCCTACACAAACATATGCACACAAAGATTTAGTTTACAAATCCTTTACACAATCAGTAACGCTAGCTTCTTGAAAATTTTCATTGGTTGTACCTCCATTTTGGTGCTTTCTTTGACTGCAAAGGGAGACAAAGTGGTAGTTTGAGGCTTGATGGGTGTGGTGGCCTTTATAATGGTACTAAAGTTGGAGTTTTGGGAACTTTGAGGTAGGTAGCTGGCTAGCTAGGGCGCTCAACTCTCACGGCCATGGGAGGTAATTAAGCTTTCTCATTGCCATGCATGCTGATAAAGTTGAAGCTTTCATGATGTTGGCTGTGCCATGCAAGGGGCTCTTTTTAGGCTTTTGTTGTGCAGCAGGAGCATGTGTTGCTGCTACCTTGTCACCTCAAAAGGGAGGGAAGCAGCAGGCCAGGGCAGTCATGGATGGATGTTCCCTAAACATGCCTGGAGAATGCAAAAGAAaattcacaagaaaaagaaagaaagaaagaaaagaaagaaaaagaaaaagggactACTTGGTCAGTTAATTTGGATGGTCAAAGTAAGGTAAAAGTAGGCTAAGCAAGTCGATGTCAATAGGTTAGACAAGTTAGACAATCCAAATTAATTGAGTGGGTCGATCAATGTAGTCGATCTCAAAATATTGAGTTATGTGGATCAAGTGGTTCAGATCATGTAATCAAGATGGATGATTCAAACAAGTTGATCATGCCTAGTAGTCCAGAAACCATGTTGGGCCTTGCAGTTGCACCGTGCCGGGGTTTTGGTGCTTTTTGTTTTTACATTTCATGCAACACTTTTTTGAAGTTAAAAGCACACTTTAGATTGAATGTTAGATACGTATCATGTGCTagaataaatgaaagaaaaaaaaacatataggacaaaataaatatatataaaaataacttGAGAAATTATTTTAACTACGAGTACAGTTCATACTAATtacattattttaacttaatgttTGAGTTGCTGCTCGAATCGATCGATTTTAATTAGTTAAACTAGTGGTGTGAATAATTCATGTCTCTACTTAATTAGGTAGTTAAACTTGATTTTTCAGTGATCCTCATGAGCTACATGTGGTAAAAAGGCGATTCATTCGTCCCCAGTGCCCTCGTcaatccgtccctaggccaacacggaagaggtaaattacgggtggctactaaccattagtgcaaatggtcaagacatgggggaggttatgctcagtCACGTCAAGTTTCGATCTCAATACCTCATGTGACAATACTCCATGTCTTaatcatcgcaccgccccgaggggactgATCCGCATGAGCTACATGGTTCAGGTTTTGGTTGTGCCAAACATGAAATGAATGTGTCAAATGCGGGCCTAATAAGGATCGCTTACTTCATAATTTAGACAAtcgtaaattataatttaattaaaataacccTCAAACTTTTAAATAAGAAACTGATGGTGAGCGCCAAAGTAAGAGACGAACCACATGGGACTAACATAAAGATGAAGAATCATGGGTtgatgaggtggcaaaaagggaAAGTCAGTGGTTATAGGAATTGTTTAGGTTTAATGATTTTAAAGTAGTAGTTATGTAGTTGAGTTAGTAGATGAGAGACAATGAGAAAATACAATAGCTCGGTGCACGAATTTCTAGTTAATACAAGTCTTACTGAAGGATTTTGTACGTAGTCTTACCTTATTTTGCatgagattattttcaagattTGAACTCATGACTCTAAGTCACACagcaataattttatttttacgtCAAAACTCTccttcatattattataaaaatataataaattatatacataataataaattattatattatattagactCTTCAACAAAACAACTACAAGGATGAAACGAAAAGAAAATTacgaaaagaaaatgaaaattttatcctCTTTTCTAACCGTCTCGGCTAGCTCTAATAATAAGAAAAGGTAAAACAAGAGCTGCTTttgttggagaagaagaatgCCTAGGGTTGTTATTAGTTGGCTAGAAAACAACAAAAGGATGGGACGAAGAAGGGTTGTTACTCTTGAGAAGAGGAAGAATAAAAGAGAATTGCCATTggagaaggagaaaaaaaataactaaGCTACGgttagaaagaaaagaaaaatagagaggagaagataagaagaagaagaaaagccaACACCTGGAGACTTAATTGACGCGGTTGCGCATGTggaaaagaattaaaaaaaaatcaattttctcaaaGATTTCTTGACTTATTTTAAAGCGATTGAAAGTTTAATCCAACTAAACTTGATTCTATCATAACTTGAccaaatcaaaattaaatcaatCCCGATTTAGACCAACATATTCTTTATCTTCATGCCTGCTCGATGGAATTTGTTTGACGGTAATTCCATTTTAAATCGTCACATTCACTTCGTGTTTGATATTAGATttgttgatttatttattttattaaaaaatttcaataCTTAGTAAAATTTATAtagataataataattaaaaaaataaggttGGGTTATAGCCTAGGACGGGCCTAATGTGGATCTGTCTCTAGCGATATTATGAAGTTGGTGGTTAATATTGAGGAGTTAGTGGAGTATAATTAAGGGGTTAGTGTATTAGTGAGTAAGTTATATACTAGCCTATAAATAAGCTATTTGTTTGTCTGAATATAttgagaaaatttattttattctccTAGCTCATCATtgactcttttattatttttcttaacaatggtatcaaatctaagttttgaaaaaaatcatATCTTCTGAAAGTTTTATACAACCAGTCATTTGTCGATTTGATGGTCACTATGACCATTAGAGCATTCTCATGGAGAATTTCTTAAGATCCAAAAAATATTAAACGGTCATGATTTCTAGAGAAGTAGACCGACAAAAGATGTTGTGCTAATAGATGCACAATTGAAGGATCTTAAAGTAAAGAATTATTTCTTCTAAGTTATTGATCGTTGAAATCAAGCAGATTCAAGCATTTCGTTCAGAGTTCGAAATGCTCTGAATGAAATCAGGATAATCAATTgcaaattatttttcaagaacAATGACTATCATTAACAAAATGTAGCTCCTTGGCGATAAGACAGAGGATGTTCTTATTGTCGAGGAAATTTTTCAATCTATgacaccaaaatttaatttaattgtttgCGCTATTGAAGAAACAAATGATGTAAGTCTATGTTCAATTGATGAATTACAAAGTTCATTGTTGGTTTATGAGCAGAAAATCAATCAATATGAAAAAGAGAAGCAGACATTGCAAGCTTAATTAAAACATCACTCTACAAATGATAGAAGTGATAGAAGATGAGGAAGAGGCAAAGGTCGAGGCAAAGGAGGTAGAACAACAATGATTATTAAAACCAACAGTAAAATCAATATCAAGAGAGTTATTTTCAAAGAAGAGATAGATGACGTGGAGAACATTATTCAACTACTAATAGAACAAAGTCAACAAACAAATCTAAAGTTGAATGCTAATGTCATAGGTATGACAATTATAGACCGAAATGTTATACTAATTTGAAGAAACATAGTAGAGATCAAACTAACTTTGTAACATAAAAAAAAGTCTCTTTTGATGATATGTCATGAGAaagaaaaaatttaacaaaatataTGATATTTAGATACAAGTTACCATGTGTCCAGTAAAGAAGATATTTTATGACTTGGATGTATCGTTCACAATTTTATCAAATTCGGTGATAACTTTACAATTTATGTTATGGGAAAAGGAAAAGTAACAACTTGCGAAAGAAAATTCTACCCATACTATTTCTAATGTTCTTTTTGTGttggatttaaaaataattttcttagtgtgagtcaaatacaagaaaaaaatatataagattgCTATTAAAGAAGGAATTTGTCGTATTTAAGATGCAAAGTTGAGTTTAATTGCTAAAGTCAACATGATGGCAAATCATATGTTTCCACTTTATTCCGCACTACATTATTCTTGTTTTTCAACAAAATTAGATGATGAGGCATGATTATGACAATATCGCTATGAGCATCTAAATTTTAGTGGATTGAAAATtactataatataaaaatatgaacaCTGGCCTTCCTTAAATTACAACGCCTTCTCAAGTTGTAAAAAAATGTGTTGTTGGCAAACAACACCGTAATCAATTCCATAAAGAAAATCTTAGAGAGCAAAGGCGGCACTAGAGCTTGTCCATTTAGATATTTACGGGCCAATAACACCACATTCTAATGGAGGTAAAAGATACATAATTATCTTCATTGATGATTATAGTCACAAAATATGGATGTattttttacaagaaaaatttgaagcctttgcatcttttaaaacttataaagtATTTGTTCAGAAAGAAATTGAcaacttgataaaaaaaaaaaaagtggaacCGCCATATTAACAACTCCCACGCGACAACCCCATGTTGATGGAAGGAGGTTTATCAGGAGCACAAGTGTTAAGTGCATGATGGGATGAACATAGGCGATGCATTCCCTATGACTGGAACCCTACCCACTACGGGCAAACTACCATGCATTTACCATCTGTGCCAAACCCTAGCGACAATTGACAACTTGATTAAAGTTCGTACAGATCGTGGTAGAAAATATAACTCAcatgaatttataaatttatgtAAAAATCATGGGATCAAGAGGCAACTCACAACAACTTACACACCGCAATAGAATAATGTATGAGAGGAAAAATATCACTATTATGAATATGATGCAGAGCCTTTTGAGACAAGTGATATCTCaaaaaattatggtaaaaagtagTTAGTTGGAGCAGTCATATATTGAATAGAAGTCCCAAATTATCTCTTCAAAATATGATACCAAAGGAAACTTGGAGTGAAAGAAACATGTTGATCATTTTGAGATTTTTAGATGTATGGCATATGCTCATATTCTAAATGAAAGGATAAAGATACTTGACAACAAAGATTTTGTCTTTACTATCTTTGAAGTGGATGTTAAAGAATTAAAATGGAGAAATGATATGAATGATGAAATTATaacaattggaaaaaaaaaaaaataatacatgtGAGTTATGTAATTTTCCTAAAGAACAAAAGATAATTGATGTAAAATGGATTTACAATACAAGACTAAACAATGTCCTTACATAATTACATTTCAAAGAGGATGGACCTATTCATATTTTTTGTGACAATTGTTTAGCAATAAAACTTTCCAAAAAACTAGCATTATATGGTCGAAAAGTGAGGATCAAATAGTTGATATATTAATTAAGCCTCTCAAATTTTCTGTATTTCAAAAGCAAAGAAAACTAGTTGTTTCTATAGAGTTTTAAAGTTTGAATTCTTATTAAACTGGTTGTTATATTTGAAATATCAATTTAAGAGAGAcattattgataaaatattagtaTGTTAGTAGGTCGATGAGGTGACAAAGAGCGGAAGTTAGTGATTATATGAATTGTTCAGGTTCAATGTATTTAAAGAATTGGTTATGTAGTTGAGTTAGTGGATGAAAGATAATGAGATAATTATTGTATTATAGAGTGATGATTAATGTTGAGAAGTTAGTGGAGTATAATTAAGGGGTTAGTGTTTTAGTGAGTAAGTTATGTATTAGCCTCTAAATATATTATTTGTTTATCAATAAATATActgagaaaatttattttatactcTTTGTTTATCTTCgactcttttattattttttcataaataATATATGCAAATTCAAATGAACTTTAGAAGTGCAAATGTACCCATTTAACACAAATTTAAATTTCCCTGATGACAAATGTTAAATATGCCCATTTAATacgttttaaataaattttaaagtgaaATGCACAAGGTAACACTAAAAAAAATATGTAATAGTGACGGAATTGGCGACAGACCATTAAAATTCCGTCGTTATATAGCAATGAACATGTTAATGGCTATCACAATTAGCGATAGACTAAAATGATCCATGACTACTTCATGTACATTTAGCCGTCGGAGCACTAAACCCTAATTTTTGGTGTCGGGTTAACGACCGATGGACGACTGTCGCTAATAACGATGGATTATTTATTTATTCGTCGCTATTAGCGACGGATTATTAAGCAGCAGATTATTTAATAATCCGTTGCTAATAGAGACAGATTATTTAATAATCCGTCACTAATAAGGCAGATTATTTAATTATTCATCGCTAATAGGGATGGATTATTAAATAATCCGTCACTATCCTTTCTATGTAGCCTGGGCATCTACAAATTTTGGTGTGTAAACTGTAGCGACAGATTTTTAAATTATCCGTCACTAATTACAACGAATAATTAAATAATCTGTTGCTAGTACTTGCATGTTGTCGACTGAAAACACACAATTTGCGTCAAATTTAGGGATGGATTTTATTCCGTCACTATTATTTGGGATATTAGAGATCCTACACCCGATCTCTTCCCTACACGAACTATGTTTGTGTCTGTTTCGACAATTTCCTCCCTGCTCGGTGATCGGCTTCTCCTCCTCCTGCTTCTCCTTCTCTGACGTTCAAGTACTCTCTTCTTGTCCTCCTTGTACTCCTCCTCTAGCCTTCTCTGGGTGAGTAGTGCCACGACCGCGGCAAGCAGTACCCGGTCGCGACCGTCAGTGCCTGGCTATGGTGGTCAGTGCCAAGCCATGGCGAGTACTGCTTGGCCGCCGACGACACTACTCGGCCTTGTCCGACATTAAGCGGGTGAAAATATAATTATACTTGCATAGTTCAAAAACATAATTATCAAATTTTGACTATTAACAATATTTGTTCATACTGATATTACTTGCATGATTAATCATATTGATATTAGTTGCATGATTAACTATGTTCGAAAATATAATTATGCTTAGTTTTACACAATTAACcatgttgaaaattttattatcaTTAGGATACAATTTATATAAACAAGGCTTGGATGTACAATAGGTTAAATAATGGATTTATCAATTAAGAATTTTTCACTGGAATTGAAGAGTTTGTGAATTTCTCTAAGTTTCATCCAGAATATTTGAATAGTGCAGAGTTAAAGTGTCGATGTAATCAACACAAATGTAGAAATACAACTCTTCCATGATGAGGATatatattgtaacgacccgaccctttttggcctcttgggcggcccttgtggcggcccaactggcggcccttatgtcgtcggcccatttggcgacctctaatgtcgtcgaccgatgaccctttgactgtgccgttactcactaggacttttcacccctggcagtagatttttgcctcccccaggattcgaactctagacctccaggcttaagtactagagtttatgaatcctggtagccaagtgaatATAGTGAAAATCCATATATGTAGGTATGAGTTTGTTCCAAATTATCACAATTGGTATTGTCATGGAAGGTTGTATGTATTTGAACAAATTGGGTCTTCCATTGCTTCATCATCCTGCTCGATTGCTCAAAAGGAATCATCATGGCATGTGAATGCAATCGATGGTTTATGACACAATGAATGCATATGATCAACTGAATATAGAGGAAACACCTATACCTGAAGTTCAAAAAAATAACATATTGAAGGCAAGTGAGAGAGAATTATGGGAAGACATTCTTTTTGGCCATTTTCAACTATCAGCTATTGTGTCCCCTCGGGGCAGTGTGGTGGTTAAGACATggagtgttgccacatgaggtcttgagaTCGAAACTCGGCATGCCCGAGCATGATCtcccccatgccttggtcatctacactaatgactagtagtcacccGTTATTTACCTCAGTGTTGGCCTAGGAACAGGTTAGTGGGGGCGTTGGGGTGAGCGAATTACCTTTTGCCACAtcaactatcagctactgcaagaTTACTGAACATGAAGGCAGAACATCATTTCTCTAAACGATGTTATGATGAAatgtgtcaattgatgtcagagttgttcCCCGTTAATAGCTGCATGATTAATAGCttctacaataaaaaaaaaaaattagatatttgaGTTTGTCAATAGAGAAGATTCATTGTTGTATCAATAATTGCAtgattttttgaaataaagataGCGAACTGATGGAATGCAGAATGCGTAAGCAACCTCATTATAAGTAGAGTAGTCGCGTATctgggaagaaaaagaaaaatattctcTTGAAAGTCATGTATTACTTCCCGTGACCTGTTAGGCTCcaacgtttgtatgcatctgcTGCAATAGCAAGCCACATGAGGTGACATCAAAACCATATACATGAAGGAGATATAATGTGTCATTCTTGTGACTAGGGCTGtgcatgtaacgacccgccttctaggtactaagctgtaaggccgatcggtacagttatgctgtgctaactgtgcggaaaactgatctaatttaaattttagttgctaactgataactgtTCCTGGTTCTACATGCactgaaggatgtaatctaaagtatacctaacatatactacatcccctatggtcaaggagctgaaataaacgTTCTCCGGctattatcagacctcccaatcgatccgttgatcgattggaacgtcggatcgatccaggaatcgattcagccggctactgtacgcgggacataaattggatcgatccagtgatcgatccagcacgctactgtgctcgggacgatattctggatcgatcggctgatcgatccagattgaccgatcgatccagggatcgatccccgaaccttctgttcgcgacagaaattgctggatcgatcggatgatcgatccagaaacctactgttcgcggagcaagttgcccgatcgatcagctgatcgattgggaccccccaatcgatccaccgatcgattggggtgtctgatttcgcactgaaactctgatttcagcactggttcgtgccaaaacctcacactacaactatctaatgcataataaacactctaataacatatgactagcaatctaacttgttatagtgcatggttctttaatttctagcattgaacaacttaaaatgcataaaaagcaaaatactgaagttcataattctaagctagaatgtttaagtcccctaaagatctttgattccagttcctgccacacacaccatctttgcattgccctccagcttcc
Coding sequences within it:
- the LOC122017501 gene encoding uncharacterized protein LOC122017501 gives rise to the protein MEDVMKGPYKVPSFGSWNFYEEKHVDGFVQAQFFVEDGEELFEVLRSYKHLPQERKKEEKKKNKPRAVDDDLYKIPPELLCQIPKKRNLLKNFWAGCLCLSCMA